One window of Methanothermobacter tenebrarum genomic DNA carries:
- a CDS encoding tetratricopeptide repeat protein yields the protein MMIILAVLGFLDSFRRGRRDKLEDYKRKLEECHEYEAEILVEMGLIHLERGKIEKALDKFLEALEDYKKAGDVEGEGYAHELIGDCYLSKRNTEAAFEEYKRALKCYKKVKSSFADDLLEKIKEVEMIKKAIQKAPETENKEEETIKSIQEAPRTEDRKIQGKRPKEVSKEAAIKKINHLILEIIGLVDKYNYYKNFSKDVKYLENALESSKLIGDLEGGGILHLILGEILFRKGEYEQALQHFKEAYNIFNGKDKNGEGISLLLVGITSFILGKEAKIYKTFNEAMTILGKTSHKAQRIAYDIIETLETL from the coding sequence ATGATGATAATCTTAGCCGTCCTTGGATTCCTAGATTCGTTTAGGAGGGGGAGGCGGGATAAACTTGAGGATTATAAGAGGAAACTCGAAGAATGTCACGAATACGAGGCTGAGATTCTCGTGGAGATGGGGCTTATTCACCTAGAGAGGGGTAAGATAGAAAAGGCCCTTGATAAGTTCTTGGAGGCTCTAGAAGATTATAAGAAGGCAGGGGATGTTGAAGGTGAAGGATATGCCCATGAACTTATCGGTGACTGTTATTTGTCTAAGAGGAACACTGAAGCCGCATTCGAAGAATATAAAAGAGCACTGAAATGTTATAAGAAGGTTAAATCTTCATTTGCAGATGATCTGCTTGAGAAAATAAAAGAGGTTGAAATGATAAAAAAGGCCATTCAAAAAGCCCCAGAAACCGAAAACAAAGAAGAGGAAACAATCAAAAGCATCCAAGAAGCACCTCGGACTGAAGATAGGAAAATTCAAGGAAAAAGACCAAAAGAAGTTTCCAAAGAGGCTGCTATTAAAAAAATTAATCACCTAATCCTAGAGATTATAGGTCTAGTTGATAAATATAATTACTATAAGAATTTTAGTAAAGATGTTAAATATCTAGAAAATGCATTAGAATCATCGAAATTAATCGGTGACTTGGAAGGTGGGGGAATCCTGCATCTTATCCTAGGCGAAATCCTCTTTAGAAAAGGAGAATACGAACAAGCCCTGCAACATTTCAAGGAAGCCTACAATATATTCAATGGCAAGGACAAAAATGGGGAGGGCATATCCCTCCTACTAGTAGGGATAACCTCCTTCATCCTAGGCAAAGAAGCCAAAATTTATAAGACATTTAACGAGGCCATGACCATCCTCGGTAAAACATCACATAAAGCTCAGAGGATAGCCTACGATATCATAGAAACCCTTGAAACGCTTTAG